The proteins below come from a single Iocasia fonsfrigidae genomic window:
- a CDS encoding aminotransferase-like domain-containing protein: MLDNLFADRVEEMSNGELAEFMKLVGQGDVLSFAGGIPASEVFPYNGLKDLNDRLLNDLGAEVFQYCSTDGSDNLKEYIVGFLGERGINTSKKELLITTGSQQALDLISKIFINTGDNIIVEKPGYVGGIGAIKSYQANLIGIDLDKDGLCVNILEEKLDRIYAEGEQIKFIYLVPDYSNPSGSRLSLERRKKILELAERYDFYIIEDTPYSELNYFNERLPFIKEFDQDNRVIMLGSFSKFFIPGMRVGWVCIEEGMIDLLTKAKQNTDLASNTYGQELLALAGNSGLVDEQLKRVKPFYKARLLKMEESLQKFFPENTSWYQPEGGFFFWVRLPENIKSRDLFQVAIKNKLAFVTGNSFFPVYQDGNHYIRLSFSDTTPAEIEKGIALLAGIIIDY, encoded by the coding sequence ATGTTAGATAATTTGTTTGCTGATAGGGTTGAGGAGATGTCAAATGGTGAACTTGCTGAGTTTATGAAACTGGTTGGTCAGGGGGATGTGCTTTCTTTTGCCGGGGGGATCCCTGCCAGTGAGGTTTTTCCTTATAACGGACTAAAAGACCTGAATGATAGGCTTTTAAATGATCTGGGGGCAGAGGTTTTTCAGTATTGTAGTACTGACGGTTCTGACAACCTCAAGGAATATATTGTAGGTTTTCTGGGAGAGAGGGGTATTAATACCAGTAAAAAGGAACTGCTGATTACTACTGGTTCACAACAGGCCCTTGATCTTATCAGTAAAATATTTATTAATACAGGGGACAATATAATTGTAGAGAAACCAGGGTATGTAGGTGGTATTGGGGCAATTAAGAGTTATCAGGCTAATCTTATAGGGATTGATCTTGATAAAGATGGTTTATGTGTAAATATCCTTGAAGAAAAATTGGATAGAATATATGCCGAAGGGGAGCAGATTAAGTTTATCTATCTGGTTCCTGATTATTCTAATCCCTCTGGAAGTAGATTGTCACTGGAGAGGAGAAAAAAGATTTTAGAGTTGGCTGAAAGATATGATTTTTATATTATTGAAGATACTCCTTATAGTGAACTTAATTACTTTAATGAAAGACTGCCTTTTATTAAGGAATTTGATCAAGATAACCGGGTTATTATGCTGGGGTCTTTTTCTAAATTTTTTATACCGGGTATGCGGGTCGGTTGGGTCTGTATTGAGGAAGGGATGATAGATTTATTGACAAAGGCTAAACAAAATACTGACCTGGCTTCAAACACATATGGTCAGGAACTGCTGGCCCTTGCTGGTAATAGTGGCTTAGTAGATGAACAGCTAAAAAGGGTTAAACCTTTTTATAAAGCGAGGTTACTAAAGATGGAAGAGTCTCTGCAGAAATTTTTTCCTGAAAACACTTCATGGTATCAGCCTGAAGGTGGTTTTTTCTTCTGGGTAAGGTTGCCGGAAAATATAAAGAGCAGGGATTTATTTCAGGTAGCAATTAAAAATAAATTGGCCTTTGTTACTGGGAATTCTTTTTTCCCGGTTTATCAGGATGGTAATCACTATATCAGGTTGTCATTCTCTGATACTACCCCTGCTGAAATAGAAAAGGGTATAGCGTTATTAGCAGGGATAATTATTGATTATTAA
- the cimA gene encoding citramalate synthase: protein MKSLTFYDTTLRDGAQGEGVSFTVDDKIKIVKKLDDFGIDYIEGGWPGSNPKDEEFFAAIRDLKLKHSKIVAFSSTKRYGIDIKDDLNIKKMIDSGVDTVAIFGKSWDFHVTDVLKISLDENLALIEDTIKYLLENNMQVIFDAEHFFDGFASNPTYALETLKVAYEAGAEVLVLCDTNGGQLPTQLASTIGKVKESLTAPLGIHAHNDSDVAVANSLLAYELGAVQIQGTIGGIGERCGNADLASIIPALKTKYKLELSNLNVNKITSLYYYIMEVANLVPENNHPYVGSSAFTHKAGMHVNALQKNSETYEHVSPQIFGNKRRILVSELSGKSNLKYKLQELGFDLSNFTKEEYRSLATKIKDMEYQGYQFEGAEASLKLLFLREYEDYHSLFGVEDFKIISHNFGKKTDSEAVVKLKVKGESVHIVAEGDGPVNALDNALRKALLSFFPSIDVMKLIDYKVRVLNGKDGTAAKVRVLIESSNTEQSWTTIGVSTNIIQASWQALIDSFEYALYLAKNNGSLSAN, encoded by the coding sequence ATGAAATCATTAACATTTTATGATACAACCTTAAGGGATGGAGCACAGGGTGAAGGTGTATCTTTTACTGTTGATGATAAAATAAAGATAGTTAAAAAACTTGATGATTTTGGGATTGATTATATTGAAGGGGGTTGGCCTGGTTCTAACCCTAAAGATGAAGAATTTTTCGCGGCAATCAGGGATTTAAAACTAAAACATAGTAAGATTGTTGCTTTTAGTTCTACCAAGAGGTATGGTATTGATATTAAAGATGATTTAAATATCAAGAAAATGATAGATTCCGGGGTGGATACAGTCGCCATTTTCGGTAAGTCCTGGGATTTCCATGTTACTGATGTCCTTAAAATATCCCTGGATGAAAATCTGGCCCTGATCGAGGATACAATAAAATATTTGCTTGAAAATAATATGCAGGTTATTTTTGATGCTGAGCATTTTTTTGATGGCTTTGCTAGTAATCCAACATATGCCCTGGAGACCCTGAAGGTTGCCTATGAAGCAGGTGCAGAGGTTTTAGTTTTATGTGATACCAATGGTGGGCAGTTGCCGACACAACTGGCTAGTACTATAGGTAAGGTAAAGGAATCCTTGACAGCACCATTAGGTATTCACGCCCATAATGATAGTGATGTAGCTGTAGCGAATTCGCTGCTGGCCTATGAACTGGGAGCAGTTCAGATTCAGGGAACTATCGGTGGTATTGGTGAACGGTGTGGTAATGCGGATCTTGCCAGTATTATACCTGCTTTAAAAACGAAGTATAAGCTTGAACTTAGTAATTTGAATGTTAATAAAATAACCTCTCTTTATTATTATATAATGGAGGTAGCTAATCTGGTTCCTGAGAACAATCATCCCTATGTAGGGAGCAGTGCTTTTACACATAAAGCTGGGATGCATGTAAATGCCCTGCAAAAAAATTCAGAGACCTATGAACATGTCTCTCCTCAGATATTTGGTAATAAGAGGAGGATACTTGTTTCTGAACTATCAGGAAAGAGTAATTTAAAATATAAACTTCAGGAACTAGGTTTTGACCTGTCAAATTTTACAAAAGAGGAATACCGCAGCTTGGCTACCAAGATCAAGGATATGGAATATCAAGGTTACCAGTTTGAGGGTGCTGAGGCTTCTCTTAAATTACTTTTTCTCAGGGAATATGAAGACTATCATTCACTTTTTGGGGTAGAAGACTTTAAGATAATTAGCCATAATTTTGGCAAAAAAACTGATTCTGAAGCCGTTGTCAAACTAAAGGTGAAAGGGGAATCTGTTCATATAGTTGCCGAAGGAGATGGACCGGTTAATGCCCTTGATAATGCCTTAAGAAAGGCACTGCTCAGTTTTTTCCCTTCCATAGATGTAATGAAATTAATAGATTATAAGGTGCGTGTTTTAAATGGTAAAGATGGAACTGCTGCCAAGGTACGTGTTTTAATAGAGAGTTCTAATACAGAACAGTCCTGGACTACAATTGGAGTGTCAACTAATATTATTCAGGCCAGCTGGCAGGCTCTGATTGATAGTTTTGAATATGCTCTTTATCTAGCCAAAAACAACGGTAGTTTAAGTGCTAATTAG